A DNA window from Andrena cerasifolii isolate SP2316 chromosome 16, iyAndCera1_principal, whole genome shotgun sequence contains the following coding sequences:
- the LOC143377919 gene encoding LOW QUALITY PROTEIN: uncharacterized protein LOC143377919 (The sequence of the model RefSeq protein was modified relative to this genomic sequence to represent the inferred CDS: inserted 6 bases in 3 codons) produces MPNENGLPSERASERANARAVAIREKAGRSRSRGGEWSRPRRNATAARINRSRDPGEFIRFVAASLKAARVSFASRSXRGNGDVRGGPXCIYRRRHGDESRQRLDNGESHLDKKXAEEAIENIRIQGRARGPPLSVPLGSAPARAPSR; encoded by the exons ATGCCGAACGAGAATGG GTtgccgagcgagcgagcgagcgagcgagcgaacgcGCGCGCGGTTGCAATCCGCGAGAAAGCAGGAAGGTCGCGGAGTCGAGGAGGCGAGTGGTCGAGACCCCGCAGGAATGCAACGGCGGCTCGAATTAATAGATCGAGGGACCCGGGCGAATTTATCCGCTTCGTGGCGGCGAGTTTAAAAGCGGCGCGGGTCTCCTTTGCATCTCGATC CCGCGGCAACGGGGACGTACGCGGGGGCCC CTGTATATAT AGACGCCGGCACGGTGATGAGTCCAGACAACGGTTAGATAACGGGGAATCGCATTTAGATAAGAA CGCGGAAGAGGCcattgaaaatattcgaatccAGGGACGCGCGAGGGGCCCCCCATTAAGCGTTCCTCTCGGCTCCGCTCCGGCACGTGCGCCGTCCCGATAA